The genomic region ATCGTATATTTTGTTGATTGCTAAGATCTAGGGCGGGAACCTTCAAACGACGGGATTCCATCGTATTCTGAGAATAATAAGGATGGTATGACTAAGCTACGAGGTGATACTCAAGGTATTCACAGGCATGCTTATACAGCTTCCAAATCGACATCTCCGGTAGCGGATCAGAGAGGTTTAGTCCATTTTCCCAGATGAGCTTAATGGGCTTTGTGGTTTTTACGCTTAACGTAATGCAGATGACAAAACTTCCAAGCAGCATGCAACAGTAGCTGTATGTAATGAAGAAAAAAACGTTGGCGAAACAAGGGAGCAGTTCAACGCATAGAGGCGTGAATCTTATCCGAAGAAAAAAGAGGAGGATATGGTCAGGTTACAAGAGGATAATCAGCCATCCCTTTCAAAGACTGGTAAGTATTTAAGCGTGATTTTGCTGACTACTCTTGGGTTTTTCTGAATACCTATAGTATGCAAATTAATCGTTATAGTAACCTGACTTCATAGATGTTCCCCGTGTTGGTTTCATAGATGTTGTATCAACATCTATCTAAGTGATTTGTACATACTTTTTTTGTTCTCTAACTCTCATACCTGTTGTAAAAATGGTAGACCATAGGGATCTTATCAACGCGTGGAGGCGGGCATCTTATCGCACTAAGAAGTCAGATGGTTTTATAAACCATCTAGACGATGGGCCGATTGTTCACCGCCGTACTCTATGTGATATCACAAATGTTCAACAATCTTCATATGTGATCCCTGGTACATATTTGGTGGATTTACAATGTCGTTAGTTATATGTGCGTATTTGACAATCATACTATTTGTGATTATGTTTAACTTCTCTTTGCTTTCTGAACGCCCCTGCTGGATTACAATAGGAACTAATGTTGGGGCAGATCATATGTTGGGGCAGCTAATCAAACCCACGTGAGATGATAAGCACAGGAAAGTTGATCTTCGTCCCCTTTGTAATTCAAGTAAGATTATTTTATGTTACATCCTAGCATTCATGGTTCAGCCATTTTAATAAATACTAACCAAGCATGTTATATTAGATGACCCAGCTAGCTCGGTTGATACATCAATCCCGCATAATGAATCAACATATCCTCCTAAAGCTACGGGCACGTCTGATGTAATTGCAGATAAAAATATAGAAGGTAAAATGATTGTGCTTTTTCCATACTCGTTTGCTATCATGTTGTTTTTACCTTTCGCTTTTGAGAGAAACCCAAGGAAGACATCAGTAGATGACTTGAATGATACCACAGAAAATATGCAAGTAACAGAAGAAGAACGCAAAAGAGACCGTAAAATACCTTTCGCTTTTTCCATACTCGACGGAATCAAGCAGTCCTATTAGGTGGGCTGCAACTGAATACAAACAGTTCTTTCAGATATTATAGGCTAACAGTCTATTCTGGACATCGCATGTGTGTCATACACCTAACTTTTTAAGTCATGACCATAGTTGACTGCCTAACTTTTTAATGAAATCTCATATATATATTTGAGCCAGAAAAACAAACAAATAACTTATTAAGTGTTTCAACATGCCAGTAAACAAACAAATATAATAGGACTGCTTGAAGATATATATCATCAGAGTCATAATATTAAGTCATTACATGTAATAGAAATTGCATGAGGACAAAATGCTTAGATGGAATAGTCTAAATTTATTCACAATGGATATGTAATACTCTAATACCAACTATATCCCAACCGAATGAATCTACATTCTGAAGATAGAGCAAGTAATACAATGAGTATAACAAATTGAGGACAGTGCCAAAGCACAGCATCTGGACAAGCAAGCAATAAAAGCAAAGTTGGGCAGGAAGATCTATTGCTGTATGATGCAGTACATAGAAGGTTGCATAGTCAAATTAAAATAAACTACCACTGGTTTTGAACAGAAAAATTGTACAGAAGTCAAGGGGAGTAATTGTATATGACATAAATAAAAGAATATATAAGGAATACAGATTCAGGCATAAGTTCCAGGTAAGCTTGGTACTAAAGTACAGAAAACAAGATAATATGCTGCTCATAAAATTATATACAATTTACCTCCTTTCTAATTCTTTGTGAATTGTTCTCTTTCTCTTTAAGTACTTTTTGAACTCTTTGTACAGCAGCTCTAGCATTTTCAATCTCCATGCGTGCATTAGTTCGTTCTTCGTCAACAATTCTCCTAGCATCTTCAGAAGCCTGTGAACAATATAGAAAGAGTGATTTGTCAAAATGAAAATATGGGAATATACCAAGATTAAGCATACTTGATATGGATAAATGATGTTTATAAAAAATACTAAAACGACGCGCCAATCCAAGAGGAATTGGAACATGCTTTACGCACAAATCATTGCCAGCATGTTATTTTCTTAACCATGGTAAGAAAATTAGGAAGAACTCCTAAAAATTTGTTGTTCAACAAACCATCGGCAGGCCCCTAAAAATTTGTTGTGCATTTGCAAGAAAAGAACACCATTTCAAATTTGTAGTACTGTTTGATAGTCTGTTTCAGAAGTCCCAACAAAGGAAAAACTTCAGCTTGGCTTGCTTAATCATGGCAGATAATTTACATTTAAAAACGACGGAACTAAGTTTTCCTCCAAAGCCAGTAGCAAGCAGGGAAAATACACATGACATTTGATAGTACATTGTAAACAGAGAACACAATGGATCATGGTACTAAAATGTGCTTACAAAGGTCCATAGAATAAAGATACTTCCAAAGTACAAGGATCAACTCACCAGTTTTAGTGAAGTCGCTATTCTCGTGACCTCGGTTTTCTGCTGAAGCAACTCATTTTCTGTTTTGGACAGCTGAACTGCTAAAATATCCACCTATAGAAAGTGTCAAACTATTAAAGTGCTCGCAAACAAAGGGATGATTTAGGCATGTATATTTAGCTCTTTTAAGAAACCATATTGGTTAGTTTAGAACACTTGCAGTGTCATTAAAGATACTCTAAAACGCACTGAGGAACAATAATCCTTCACGTGGCTGTAAATATGGTTCAAAAGAAGAAAAACCAACCATAGATACCGATTCCCCAATTTCATCCTTATATTTGCCAGCTACTTGACCTCTCAGTGACTCCAATACACTCTTTAGATTCTTCAGAAGGATGTCTCGCTCTAATAAAGCCACTTGTTTACATTTAACCTGAGAGTTAAAGCCAATGCAATAACTTAAGGTCTGTAATAACTGAACCAATTGCTAAATGAGTGTTCAGGAATCAGGAAGACCCATACCTCGTTAGATAATAATGTGGCAGTATTGAGGCCCTTCTCAAATTTCATTGCGAGCTCGTGGACTGAAAGACGCTGACGCCGATCAAGCAGATCTGTTGTCTCTTTGGCAACAGACTCCTTAAGTCATGGCGTTTCTGGCTCATCAGCAAATTTGATGACTATCCCATTCGTACCATTCTTATAGGTAGGGAATTTATTTTTGATGGCATTTACTGGGCGCAACGGCCCAGACCAGTTGTTCTGACCCTGTGTCTTCCGCCGAAAATCAAGAGTTGATGCCCGAGTCATCGATAAGTAATTCTCACCCCTAATTCCAAAAAAAACAAGCGTCAGTATCTCAAAAGATCACTGGTGGACACAATGAATAAATCATTGGTCAAAATGGTTCATACATCACCGTTTTCTGTTTTAATGACCCATCGACAAACATAAAAGATGGGAAAAGGGAACCCAAAAAATAACACCGAAATAAAAATTGTCAAACTGCAGCATGGAAGCTGATGAAAAGGCAGAAGCGAAGTGGAAGAGTTCTCCCCTCCAAAAGAAAGAGAACAAAAGCCATACGAGTTCATCAAGCCTTGGGCATGTGCTACTACCAACCCTCAAGTGTTGCAGTTATAATCATCGCAAGATCGTACAGAATCACCCACTAAACTCAGGACTACAGACCTGCATTAGAAGCAACTAGGATCGGGAGAACCAACTAACTTCAACTAACAATCACGATTTGCAAAAGTGGGAACTGAGAGAATTATGTCTCAATTAAGCTTTGCAAATCATCAACAAAATCCCAATTTGATGCTACTTTCATAGAGGAACTAAAGAGAAAGCATGCTTGGTTACTAGCAACAACATTCCATAGAAGATCCACAACAAAACATAATCTTTGATTCAGATTTGTTGCTCCCATCCTCTTTCCgcacctccttcttctccttcggGAAGTCTGAAC from Triticum aestivum cultivar Chinese Spring chromosome 4A, IWGSC CS RefSeq v2.1, whole genome shotgun sequence harbors:
- the LOC123088105 gene encoding stomatal closure-related actin-binding protein 1; amino-acid sequence: MKFEKGLNTATLLSNEVKCKQVALLERDILLKNLKSVLESLRGQVAGKYKDEIGESVSMVDILAVQLSKTENELLQQKTEVTRIATSLKLASEDARRIVDEERTNARMEIENARAAVQRVQKVLKEKENNSQRIRKELQPT